One Cupriavidus pauculus DNA segment encodes these proteins:
- a CDS encoding DsbC family protein, whose translation MKKIAAALAFAAMSIAAHASPETDSVMATLKIKYPNTNFTSVEATPIPGIYELTMGKNIAYTDKEGHYFLFGSMYDMEKRQDLTASKREAANKIDVSKLPIQDAIVRVKGKGTRKLYLFSDPDCPYCKQLEAQAFPQLDDVTIYTFMFPLDSLHPQASAKSESIWCLPAAQRAAAWDKLVTQNVPAPAAKCDNPIKRIAALGDGLGVRGTPTLFSADGRILPGAADAARIDAWLNGAK comes from the coding sequence ATGAAAAAGATTGCTGCTGCTCTGGCCTTTGCCGCCATGTCCATCGCTGCCCATGCTTCGCCTGAGACCGACAGCGTGATGGCGACACTGAAGATCAAGTATCCCAACACGAACTTCACCAGCGTCGAGGCCACCCCGATTCCGGGGATCTACGAGCTCACCATGGGCAAGAACATCGCGTACACCGACAAGGAAGGGCACTACTTCCTCTTCGGCAGCATGTACGACATGGAGAAGCGCCAGGATCTCACCGCCTCAAAACGCGAAGCCGCCAACAAGATCGACGTCAGCAAGCTGCCCATTCAGGACGCGATCGTGCGCGTGAAAGGCAAGGGCACGCGCAAGCTCTACCTCTTCTCTGACCCCGACTGCCCGTATTGCAAGCAGCTCGAAGCGCAAGCGTTCCCACAGCTGGATGACGTGACCATCTATACGTTCATGTTCCCGCTCGACTCACTGCACCCGCAGGCGAGTGCCAAGTCGGAGTCGATCTGGTGCCTGCCGGCCGCACAACGCGCTGCTGCGTGGGACAAGCTCGTCACCCAGAACGTCCCGGCGCCGGCGGCGAAGTGCGACAACCCGATCAAGCGTATTGCTGCACTGGGCGACGGCCTCGGCGTGCGGGGCACCCCGACCCTGTTCAGCGCCGATGGCCGCATCTTGCCGGGCGCCGCTGACGCTGCGCGAATCGACGCGTGGCTCAATGGTGCGAAGTAA